CGACACGCCGCTGCCGGCCTGGTTCTGGACCGGGGAGACGCACATGCGCTGCCTGCACCACGCCATCGGCCAATCGCTGCAGCACGCGTACGCGCACCATATCCAGCGGCTGATGGTGATCGGCAACTTCGCCCTGCTGGCCGGACTGGATCCGGCCGCGGTGCACCGCTGGTACCTGGGCGTCTACATCGACGCGTTCGAATGGGTCGAACTGCCCAACACCGTCGGCATGAGCCAGTTCGCCGACGGCGGCCTGCTCGCGACCAAGCCCTACGTCAGCAGCGCGGCCTACATCGACCGCATGAGCGACTACTGCCAGGGCTGCCGCTACGATCGCAAGCAGAAGACTGGTTCGCATGCGTGTCCGTACAACGCGCTGTACTGGGACTTCTTCGCGCGGCACCAGGATACGCTGGGGCGCAATCGTCGCCTGGACATGGTCTACCGCCAGTTGCGCAAGCTGCCGGCCACGCAACTGCAGGCGCTACGGGCGCAGGCGCAGCAGTTGCGCGAACGTCTGGACACGCTGTAGCGCGGGCCGGTCGCCGCGCCGCATGCACGCCGCGATCGGGTACGGCACGGGAACGTGCCTTGCGACGCATCCAAACCGTGCCATGCGCCGCGTATCGGCACACTGTCGCATCGGCGGACCGTGCAATCGCGCGATCTGCTACCTGCGTTGTGGTCGCTCCACACGCGCTCGAGCACCCTATGCCGCCGGTCGGCGCAGGCCGCCGGTTGCACTCGAGGTGTCAGCGACGTGGATGACAGTTGGATGACTGTCGCGCGTCGTGTTGTTCCCCCGCAACCCTATCGAGCATGATCATGACCACGACGTTCTCCCTCAGCACCGGCGCACACGCGCTGGGTGTCCTCGCCCTCATGACAACCGCCACGGCGATCGCCGCGGTCCCCGCGGCGCCGCAATGCAGCGTGCCGCAGGCCTGGGTGCTGCCGACCGCGACCACCACGGTCGGCAACGGCACGCAGGCCAGCTGCACCGCCAGCGCGCTGGCCTCCGCCGTCGCGCAGGGCGGCTACATCACCTTCAACTGTGGCACCAAGCCGACCAGCATCGCCGTCGCGCGTTCGATCACCATCGCGGCGACCACGCCCACCGTGATCGACGGCCAGGGCAAGATCACCCTGGATGGTCGCCAGTCCGCCCGGATCCTGCTGGTCAATGCCGGCAGTGCGCTGTCGGTGCGCAACCTGAAACTGCAGAACGGCAGTTCGGTGCAACCGGCATCGAACCAGGCCTACGATCCGGGCACCTGGGGTGGCGGCGCGATCAAGGTCGGCTACCGCGGCAAGCTGGAAGTCATCAACAGCCAGTTCCTGGCCAACCGCAGCAGCATCGGCGGCGGCGCCATCTTCGCCGGCAGCGACGCCGAGGTGACTATCGTCCGCAGCGGCTTCTACAAGAACAGCTCCTGGCTCGGCGGCGCGCTGTACACCCAGCTCAGCCGGCTGACCATCGTCGGTTCGGAATTCGCCAACAACCAGGCGATCAATGCGCCGCAAGGATTCCCCGATGCCGGCAACTTCGGCGGCGGCGGGGCGATCGACACCGACGGCGCATCGCTGGCCGGCTATCTCAAGGGCGGCGTCGGCAGCGGCGGCACGCTGGCGATGTGCGGCACCGTGGTCCGCAACAATGTCGCCGCCAATGGCTCCGGCGGCGCCACGTTGTGGGCGTACGCGCCGGACACCATCGACGTGAAGTACTCCACCTTCGCCAACAACGTCGCCACCGGCGGCCCCGGCGGCGGCGCCCGCATCAGCATGGGCTTCACCGACACCTCGCACGCCGGCACCACCATCACCACGCCGGGGACCATCAGCGTCGCCGAGACCAGCTTCCTGTCCAACAAGGCCGAACAGGGCAACGCCGGCGCGCTGTACCTGGATTGCTACGGCGCCTGCGACGTCAGCAACAGCACCTTCTACGGCAACTATGCCAAAGGCGTGGGCGCGGCCATCCAGCATGTCGGCTGGCAACCGGCCAACGGCGACCAGGGCAGACCCAGCGTGCGCTTCAACAACGTCACCTTCGCCGAGAACACACCGTGGGTGACGCTGTTCGGCGACAGGTTCGACCTCCGCAACAGCATCCTGTACTCCAAGACCGAGCGCGTGTTCTGCAACAACCAGAGCAACACCGGCAACAACCTGATCGAGTACTCGGCCAAGGGCGCGGTGTGGCCGAATGCCTGCCTGGCCGCGGGCACCGTGAAAGCGGCCGATCCGTTGCTGTCGGCCCCCGCCAGCAACGGCGGGCCAACGCTGACCATGCTGCCTGCCGCCAACAGCCCGGCGCTGAACGCCGGCAGCGGCTGCGCCGCCATCGACCAGCGCGGCAATCCCCGCAATGCCGCGGTGTGCGATCTCGGCGCGGTGGAGGTCAAGTAAGTCGATCTGCCGTCGTTAGGCGTACGGCAATGCGCGGTCGCGCCGGCTTGGCCGGTGCGACCGCGCGATCCGGCGTTCGTCACCCGGAGAGGAGCACGTGCAGCGAGTACAGCAGGCCAACCGATGCGCGCTGCCTGACGACCCTCTGCTTGGAATCGGACACGAGGGGTGACAGAGATGAAGGCGCTGAACGTCCATCATCAGACAGCGTGGTGGAAGCGCGACGTCAGCCAACAGAATGAGAGGAACATCACCAGAACGGCAGTGCCGGCGACGTGCCATGGCCTGCAGGTCTTCTTCAGGATCAGCCAACACGCACCGCAGTAACTCAACAACACGCCGACACTGGCGATGATGGGTGTCGTCATGGCGGACCATTCGCCACGGCGATCGTGGGCCAGCTCGATCAGGCCGTTACGCGATGCGAGTTCGTTCAGGACGGCTCCCAGTATCCAACTGCCGGACACGAGCAACAGCCAGCCGACGACGCTCTTCATCAAGTGCTGATCCCCGCACCATCCAGCAGCTGCTGACTCTGGCGAACGTCATCGGAAGCGTCTGGATCCCAAGGCCAGACTCCTCCAAGTGTCGGATAGACAATCTGCAGGGCAGCATAGTCGGTACCACCATGAAACCAGGTTGCAGACAGCATGTAGGTCTCGCGATGAACCTCCAGGACTTGGCGGAACTGCACCGGAAACCCTTCGAGAAAGCCCATATACGGGAGGCCCGCTACAAAAAACTCGCCGTTGCGAGCACGCTCCATGTAACGGTTGATCAAGGCGCTGCCAAGGCCGGAGCGAACTCCGACGACAATGACCTCTGGAATACCGAGGGTTTTTGCCAAACCGATGGAGTAGGAGAAGGGCTGCTTGTTCTGACTCGGATCGAAAACGGAGGTGATGTGACAACCGAATTTCTCGACGTTGTCGAGTATCCGCTGCTCCATTCGATTCATGTCGGTGCTTGCATTCAAGAGGAGCGCGCCGAGCGGCACAGGTGTGTTGAAAGATCTCGCGTATCAGTCTAATTCCAAAGCCGATAGGAACAACAGGGTCATGGTGGTCGCAGAGGCCGTGGGTGATGCTTGCGTAGCAAATGCCAGGCGAACTCGCTAGCGCCTGATCGTCAGCAACGCGACTGGAAGGCCCTGCTACAGTGCGCGCGGCATGCACCGAAGACCGCAGGAGCGACCGTGAACGAATCCGAGGCCTACGTGTACGACGAGATCCGCAAGTGGGTCTGGTCCGGCTTCTACTCCCAGGACGAGATCCAGGAGATGATCGAGGACATCCTGGAAGACGACTGCGACGAGGCGATGCTGCGCGCCTCGGTCGCCAGTCAGTGGCAGGCCAAGCAGCAGGCGGAACAGACCTGGCCGGCGCTGACCGATTGCGACCGGCTCGATGCGCTGTTCGAGCGGCTGCACGAGGCCGGCATCTGCGCGCTGGCCAATGCCGGCTACACCATGTCCGACGGTCACGTCGAAGTGAACCAGGCGGTGGCCGACGCGCCGGACCGGCGCTATCACGGCTACTGCTTCTATCACGGCCAGGACATGGAGCGCGCGATCGACGGCGGCGGGCTGATGCTGGCATTCGGCGATCTGGACGGGCGCGAGGAGGCGGATCTGGCGGTCGGCCAACAGGTCGCCGCGGCGTTGCGCGCGGCCGGCTTCACCGTGGACTGGGACGGTACGCCGCGCAAGCGTATCGATCTGCCCGGCTTCGTCTGGCAGCGCCGCGCCGACTGGGACTGACGCGCCGGCGCAGCGGCGGGCTGCGCGGCCTTGGTGCGCTGGCTACAATCGCACACCCAAGCCTGGCCGCGCTGCGATGCGCGGCAGGCGCTCGACGGAGAGGCGTTTCATGGAGCGGATGTTTCATCGCAATGGCCGCCGGCCGCGGCGCGCAGCCGGCATGCGCCCGGCGCCGCGCGCGGCCCTGCTGCTGGCCACCGCGCTGCTGGCCGCGTGTGCCGGCGCGCATTCCTCTTCCCCCTCGATCACCCCTGCACACACGGAGCGGACCATGTCGGAGATGACGCCAGAGCACCTGGCACAAGGCGTAGTACGGTTGATCCTGGCGATCGGCGGCAGGCAGGATCTGGTCGCCACCCAGGTCGCGGAGCAGACCGGGCTGCAGGTCGAGGACGAGGGCGGGCATGCGTTCAGCGCGTCCGGCACGCTCGCCGGTGGTGGCGGCTACACGCTGGAATCGGTCGCCGATGCCGACGCTGCCCCGCCGTCGCGGCTGGACCTGCGCTTCACCCCCGCGCCGGGCGCGGCGCCGGCGCAGTGCACGCAATCGTTGGACGCGTATCGCCAGGCACTGGTCGCAGCCGGCTTCGTGCCGCGCTGGATCGCGCCGCCGCGTCAGGGCAGCGCCGGCCGCTGGCATTTCGAACGCGGCGCGGTCGCCGTGTACGCCTTCGTCGGCAAGGACGCCGGCGAACACGATGCGCGGACGTGCGTAGAGATGCTGCAGATCCTGGTCGACGCGTAAGGAGAGCGGAGATGGCACACGACGACGAACGCCTGAAGGGCATGGTCGACACGTTCGCGCAGGCGCATCCGAAGGAAGGCCAGGCGCTGCGGCAGATGCTGGACAACACGCCGGAGCTGCGCTCGCGCGTCGAGCAGGCGATCGGGCAACAGCAGCTGTCCGGCTTTGCGCCCAGTCCCGAGGCGGGCACCGGCGCGTACAGCCCGCGCACCGGGCAGATCGAGTTGCCGATGGACGTGCTGGCCACGGCCAGGATGAACGCGCCGCGCGACGATTCGGCCAACACCGCCCGCATCGTGCTGGGCCACGAGATCGGCCATGCCATCAACAAGGCCGCCATCGACCGCAGCGACGCCGCGTTCGCCGCCAAGGTCGACGGCATCGCCGCCTCGCCCTCGCCGCACGACTACACCGCCACGCTCAAGGCCTACGGGCAGGAACAGCGCACCCGCGAAGCCAAGGACGAGATCGCCGGGGTCAACACGCTGGCCGACTACGTCACCCGCAACAATCCCAAGGCCACGCTCAAGGACCTGTACAACGCCAGCAGCGAGATGGCGAGCTACATCGACAAGCAGGGCGTGGGCAGCAAGGCCACCTACACCGCCAAGGACGGGCTGAGCTTCGGCAAGGATCTGAAGATCGACGCCGACAACCCGCGCAACGTGGAGGCGATGGGCAAGCTGTTCTACGATGCGCGCGGTTATCCGCAGAACTACGGCGAGCGCGCGCTGGCGCAGATCGCCGATGCCGAGGACCGGGCGCAGGCGCAGCATCCCGAGCGCACGCCGCCGGCGGTGCATGCCGACCTGAAGGCAGTCGGCATCGATGCCGCGCAGGTGCCGCGCGACCTGCTGCCGGCAGGATTTCGCGACGGGCCCGCACCGGCACAGCAGCACGAGCCGCAGGCGCAGCCGCCCGCGCCGCGCGCCGGCGAGCCGGCCGCCGCGCCGGGTGCCGCCGACCGCGGCCTGCACGAGCGGGTCCGCAGCGGCGTGGCCCAGGCCGAACAGGCGATCGGCAAGGGCTGGGACGACAACAGCGAGCGCATGACCGCCAGCCTGACCCTCTTGGCGAAGCAGAACGGCTTCAGCGAGCGCGACCAGCTGGCGGTCGGCTTCAACCGACCGACCGCTTCCTATCAGGGCGGCGAACTGGCGTTCGTATACCGCAGCGGCGGCGATGTCTCGCCCGATCCCTACGCCAACCGCGCACACATGCCGACCAGCGAGGCGATCGCGCGGCCGGCGCAGGAGACCTACCAGCAACTGCAGCAGCTGGGGGCGCAGCAGGGGCAGGCGCAGCGCCAGGCACAGGAGCAGGAACAGGCGCTGCAGGCATCGCAACAAGGCCCGACGCGGAGCGATCCGCCGCAAGTGCTGAGCCGCTGAGCGCAGCAGGGCGGCAGCGCGCGCGGTACTGCGGCCTCGGTGGGCCATGGTCGCGGCAGGCCGCGGCCACGGCGCGCCGCTCGCGCCGCCTCCCATCGCGTCGGGAGCGCGGCGCCAGGGCACGCTGGGCTTACGGCTGCCAGACCAGGTTCTGGGTCTTCGGGTCGGCGGTGACCTTCTCGACCTTGCCGGTGCCGTCGAAGGACACCTGGAACTCGTTGAAGCTGTCGAGCCAGTAGCGCCACAGCGGCGCATCCAGGCTCGGGTTCTCGCTGGTGATCGGATAGCCCAGCGCCATCAGCACCTGTTCGCGGGTCATGCCCTTGGTCACGCGGTTGGCGGCGATCGCCTCGCGGATCTTCGGCGGGTAGGCCGCCAGCTTCGCCTTGGGATCCTGCGCGACCACGTAGCGCTGGGCGAAGGCCTCGTTGCCCAGGTCGCGGCTGTAGTCGTTGCCGATCGACTGCTTCTTGCCGTCGATCAACACATTGACCCGGTAGCGACCGTAACCGGTCACCTGCACCGGCGTGCCGGCCGGAATCACCTGCTTGCCGTCTTCGGCGTAGTTGCTGTCGCTGATCCAGCTGCCGTCGCTGCGCATGTTGCAGCACAGGAAGCCGGAGAACTTGGGATCGGCCGCCGAGGCCAGATGCGGCAGGGCTGCCGCCAGGGCGAGGGCGAGAACGAACGGGGAACGGAACGAACGCATGGCTGACTCCTTTCGGCGCGGCGATCCTGCCGCGGGTGGCACGAGGGTGGGAGGGCGCCGCCTCCGCCGCGGCGCCCGCGCGCATTGTGCCGGCTGGCCCGCGCCCCGGATAGCGGCGCGTTGCACGGTGACGGCGGACCGCCGGCCTGTGTATGCTCGAACCTCGTGGACACCCTGACGCCCGCCGAGATCTCCCTGCGCATCGACGCCCTGCGTCGCGAGCACCGCGCGCTCGACGAACAGCTGCAGCGCATCCCGGCCAATCTGGACGACGAGCTGGAAGCCAAGCGGCTGAAGAAGCGCAAGCTGCAACTGAAGGACTGCATCATGCGCCTGGAGCATCTGCTGATCCCCGACGAACCGGCGTGAGCGCAGCGACCTTCTTCAGCGTCGGCCATTCCACGCGCAGCCTGGAGACCTTCCTGCAGATCCTGCAGGGCGCCGGCGTCACCCGCCTGGCCGACGTGCGCGCGTTTCCGTATTCGCGGCGGTTCCCGCAGTTCGACGGCAGCGCGCTGGCGCCGGCGCTGGCCGCGGCAGGCATCGCCTACCGGCACTTCCGCGCCCTGGGCGGGCGCCGCGGCAGGCAGCCGGGGGTCGATCCGCAGCGCAACGGTCACTGGCGCAGCGTCAGCTTCCACAACTACGCCGACTATGCGTTGGGCAGCGAATTCACCGAGGCGCTGACCGAGTTGCAGGCCTTCGGCGGCGACGGCGCATGCGCGGTGATGTGCGCCGAGGCCTACTGGCGCCAGTGCCACCGCCAGATCATCTGCGACCATCTGCTGCACCATGGCCACCCGGTGGTGCACCTGATCGACGTCGCCCGCCAGGAACCGGCCACGCTGAACCCGGCCGCGCGCAGCGATGCGCAGGGGCAACTGGTCTATCCGCCGGATGCGGCGGATGCCGGACCGCGCACCGGGGACCTGTTCGAGGCCTGAGCGGTGCTGCCGTCGCCGCAGGCCGCCAGCGCGGCGGGTGCGTCGCCACGCGCCAGCGGCGGTGTCAGGCTCAATGCGTTGGGACCGACGGCACCGTGACCGCATTGCTCCGCGGCGTATCGTCGGTGCCGACGAGGGCGGCGGTGTTTTGTCCAGTCGCACCGTCCTCGGAGGCGGCGAGCAGGCGCAGGGGCTGGCCGCGGTAGCGGTACTCCAGCGCCTGCTGCAACTGATCCAGCCGCACCACCCGCGCGCACAGCGCCTGCGCCTTGGTCTCGATCCCCTTGCTGCGCGCATCCAGCCGCGCCTCAAGGGCGGCATCCATGCGCTCGGCGCGGTCGCCGATGGCGTCCCCACGGCCCGTCATGACCTGCCAGAGTACGTGCCGGGTGATGCTGCTCACGAAGCTCTCCGCCTGCGTCTCGACGTAGTCCTCGAACCGGTCGTCGAACGCCTCCTGGTCCCAGCGCCCCTTGCCGAGCGTTCCGTCGACGTAGGCGTTGGCGTGCGTGCGCAGCCGTTCGATCTTGCGCGCGTTGCCGCCGCTGCCGGTCAGCATCTCCACCACCGAGCCGAGCACGTCGTAGCTGAGATCGACCACCTCGTGCGAGAGGTCGGCCACCTGCGGCATCAGCGCGCGGGTTTCGCGTTCCATCTCCAGCAGCCGTTGCGCATCGGCGTCGCCGATCTGCTGCACCTGGCGATCCACGCTCAATTCGCCGGCATGGAAGAAGATCTCGCGCGGCCCATCGCCACCGCTGCGGGTGAGCCAGATGCCGCCGCTGTCGGCCAGCACGTTGAACGGCGTGCTCAGGCCGCACTGGCGCGAGGACACCTGCGGCCGATGGTCGTGCTTGCCGTCGCCGCTGTCTTCGCCCTGATCGGCCCACGCGGGCCCGCTGGAGGCGGCAAACAGCAACAGAGCGAAAAGAGGAGCTGTGCGCATCGCCGGAACCCGCAGCAGGGAGTTTCATGCATGCTCGGGCCGCACCGGCCCACGGTCGCGTGTCGGAAGTCACTGTGCCGCGGCGTCACCCGCCGCGCCGCAGGGCGGCGGGGCGACCTGATGTCCGGCGCGCCGCCACGCGCCGCGCCGCAGTGATACCAGGGCGCCCTTGTGTCTGGCGCGTCGCCACGCGCCAGAATCTCACCGCATCACGACTGCAAGTGCTGCGACTGCCGCCTCAATCCTGCGGAACCGGCGGCTCCTCGACCTTGGCCGCTTCCGGGCTGACCCGCTCGATCGTGTGGCGCAACTCGCGGCCAAGGATGAACTTCGCATCCTTTGCCCACGCATCCAGCCGTTCGTCGAACACCAGCTTGCTGTTCTCGTCCGGCCACACCAGCTTCAGTTCGCGCAGTTTCTGGATGAAGCCGCGGAACAGGGTCTTGTCGAAGAACTCCGGCGCGGCCGGCGCGTACAGCAGGCTCAGGCGTTGCGCGGCCTGCTGGCACAGGCTCTCCAGTTCGCCGGCGCCGAGCTTGCCCGGGCCGTTCTTCACCAATACCGAGATGGCGATGTAATAGCGCTCGAACGCCTGTTGCAGCGAGTGGCCGATGGCGCGCAGGCGGAACACCTCGTCGGTCTGCCCGGTGTTGCGCGCCAGCACGCTGCCATCGTCCTCGTTGAGCTGCAGCAGCAGGCCTTCGCGCACGAACACCTCGATGGTGCGTTCGATGCGCTCGGCGAACTGGTCCTCGCTCCACGGCAGGAACAGTTCGGCCTGCAGGAACGGGTACACGGTGCGGCCCAGCCGCAGCAGGCCGGCGCGGCTCATGCGGCGGTTGTTCTGGAAGCAGCAGGCCACCCACGAGGACGCAGTGAACAGGTGCAGCACGTTGTTGCGGAAGTAGCTCAGCAGCACCGCGTTGTCGCCGTTGACGCTGAGCACGTCGCCGAGCGGATGCGGCGTGCGGGTCAGCACGTTGATCTCCTCGGCGTGGGCGATGATGCGCTCGGGCGAGTGCGGGGTCACCGTGACCCGGTCCGAGTACGGCAGTTCCGCCAGCAGCTTCTTGCACAGTTCGATCTGCGCGATCAGGTCGGCCTCGCCCATGGCGTGCTTGGGCGTGGACAGCAGCGCCAGTGCCAGCAGGTTGACCGGATTGACGTCGGCGGCGGCGTTGATGTGCACCTGGATCTGCTGCGCCAGCGCATCGACGGTGCCGTTCAACCAGGCCGGCTTCTCGTCCTCGCCAAGCGGCTGGCCGTCCCAATCCGGGGCACGCTGCGCCAGCACCTGGCTCAGCGGGATCGGCTCGCCGAAGTTCACCACCACCTGGCCGTAGTTCTGCTTGAGCACCTTGGGGATGCCCCACAGCAGCGCCCAGATCGATTCCTTCTCCTTGGGCCGGCCGCTGAGTTCGTCGAGGTAGCTGTTGCCTTCCATCAGCTTCTCGTAGCCGACGTAGATCGGCTGGAACAGCACCGGCTTGCGCGGCTGGCGCAGGAACGCGCGCAGGGTCATCGCGATCATGCCGCCCTTGGGCTGCAGCAGGCGGCCGGTGCGCGAGCGCCCGCCTTCGACGAAGTACTCGATCGAGTAGCCGCCGGCCACCAGTTGCGCCACGTACTCGCTGAGCACCGCCGAGTACAGCGCGTTGCCCTTGATCGAGCGGCGGATGAAGAACGCGCCGCCCTTGCGCAGCAGGGTGCCGACCACCGGCAGGTTGAGGTTGATGCCGGCGACGATGTGCGGCGGCACGATGCCGCGTTCGTACAGCAGGTAGGACAGCAGCAGGTAGTCCATGTGGCTGCGGTGGCTGGGCACGTAGATCACTTCGTGCCCGGGCGCGGCGTCCTTGAGCTTGTCCAGGTGGTGGACCAGCACGCCGGCGTAGATGCGGTTCCACACGTGGGTCAGCAGGAAGCTGGCCGAGCGCACCACCGGGCTGGAATAGTCGGCGGCGATCTCCCAGGCGTAGGCGTGCGCCTTGCGCCAGGCGTCCACCGGCTTGCTGTTGTCGCGCTTGGCCTGCGCGGCGATCGCCTCGCGTACCGGCTCGGCCGCCAGCACCTGGTCCACCAGCAGGCGCCGGGTCGACAGGTCGGGACCGATCACCGCCTCGCGGATGCGCCGGAAGTGGGTGCGCAGCACGCGCTGCAGCTTGCGTACGGTGCGCTCGGGCGGCAGCCCTTCCTCCACCGTCTGCCGCATCGACACCGGCGGGGCGAAGCGCACGATGGTGCTGCGGCCGTTGAGCAGCACGCCGAGCAGGCGCCGGAAGCTGCCCACCAGCGCCCAGTTTTCCGAGAACAGCACGGCGAACCAGCCGCTCTGCTTGTCCGGGGCGCGGCCGACGAAGATCGACACCGGCACCAGGTGGATGTCCAGCTCCGGACGCTCGCGGTGCGCCTGCAGCAGCTTGGCCAGCGAATCGGAGTGGGTCTTGGCGCCGCGCTGTTCCGGCAGCAGCGCGTGGTTGCTGCTGCGCCGGGACAGCGCCAGGTAGGCGCGCTTGCGCCCCAGCGGATCGCCGGGCAGCGGCACCAGCGGCGAGGGCAGGCCGGATTCGCGGCAGGCCTTGTCCAGGATCAGCGCGTTGGACAGGCCGTAGTCCTCCAGCACGTACACCACCGGGCGGCCGTCGTTGTACTGGCCGGGCTCGGCCGGTTCGATCTTCAGGCCCAGCCAGGGATCGGCCAGGCGGCCGAGCAGGCGCGCCCACAGCGGTCCCTTGCCCTGGCGCGCGGCGGTCACGGCCACGGGCAGGGTGGAGGGCACGACGGTCGAAGAGGGCGCGGCGCCGGGGTCGGCGGGGGACGCATCGGCGGGCGCACGGGCCGCGTCGGCCGCGCGTGCGGCCGCGGCGTCGTCGGGGAACGGGAGGGGATTCTGTTCTGGCATCGGGGCCATTATCGCTTAGCCGGCGGAGCGGGGTCGGCGGCGGGTGCCGCGGCCGCGGCGGCGGTGCCGGCGCTGGCCGCCAGCAGCGCATCCACCTCGCTGAGGGTGTCGCGCAGGTACCAGTGCCCGTCGCGGCGCACCAGCACCGCGGTGGTGTCGATCTGTTCGCCGTCCAGCGGGTACTGGATGCGCACCACCGCCTGGTCGCCCTGCTGGTTGACCAGGCCGGTGCGCAGCGCGCCGGCGCTGGCGTCCAGGTCCAGGCCATAGTCGGCCAGCACCGCCTTGAGGTCGGCCAGGAACGGGCCCAGCCGGCGCAGGCTCTCGTCCATGCCCAGGGTGCGCAGGTCGGCATCGCTGCGCACGCCGGTGCGGCGCGCGCCCGCGCACAGCCGCGCGAGCGCCGCCTGCGCGCGCTTGCGCTCGGACAGCGGCGCGCGCGCGGCCCAGGCGCTCAGCGCCTGCACCAGTTGCACGTAATGGCCGCGCTGCTCGGGCGTGTAGTGGCCCTGATTGCGCAGGAACTGCACGCCGAACAGGCCCAGCGAGTGCGCCGCCTGCTTCAGGCTCGCCGCCTGGCCGCCGAACTGCGCGTCGAAGGCGCGCTGCAGCTGGCGCTCGGCGTCCGGCGCGGCAAGGGTGTCCAGTACCTCGGGCAGGCGTTCGGCCAGCGGCAGTTCGGTCAGCGGCCAGCGGCTGCGGTCCTCGCTCCAGGCCTGCTGCAGGCGCTGGTACTGGGCCGGCGGCACCGCGGCCTGGGCGTAGCCGAGCAGGTCGTTGCGCTGCAGCGCGCGCGCCAGCGTGCGCACCGCGGCGGCCGGCTCGGCGCTGGCGCCGGGCAGTTCGGCGGGCGTGCGCTTGCATCCGCCCGCGGCCAGGGCGAGCATCGCCAACAGCAGGACGCACAGCGCGCGTGAGGACATGACCCGGGTCGGGCAGGACGGCATACGGTGCGGGCTCGTTCCCCAAAACGTCCCGCATCTTGCTGGGCGCGGGCGATTCCGGCAAGCCGGGCGGGGCTGTGGCGCGGGGAGCACTGGCAGGCATCCAGGGGGCTGGGCTTGTCGCGGCAGGACATTTCATGACCCGGCTTGGGACCGTCGGGACAGGCATGTCGGCGGATGACCAGACGTGCCAGGGGATTGCACATGTTGCAATGCATCATGTAACCGCTTGCAGTTGCTGCTAACGTCCGCCCACCTCGATTGAGGCGGTGCTGGCCGGGGGACCCAGTGCGATATTCGTCAGAGATCATCCGAGTGCTCGGTCACGGTGGCGCGCGCCGCTGCGCCTGGGTGTTGTCTGCAGTCCTGTGCGGACTTGCGATGACGGCCCCGGTGCAGGCGCAGGACGGCCGCCTGCCGCCGCGTGCGCAATGGCAGGCGTCCAGTTCCTCCAAGCAGGTCAAGGCGCAGGCGATCGGCTATCTGATCGACGGCGACGCCAGCACCCGCACTGCCGGCGCCTTCAGTCCCGGCCACTGGTTCCAGATCGATCTGGGCCGCGCCGCGCAGGTCGGCGGCGTGCGCCTGCAGTGGGACACCTCCAATCCGGAAGGCTTCCTGCTGCAGACCTCGCGCGATGGCCAGCGCTGGGACACGGTCTACACG
This genomic stretch from Xanthomonas sacchari harbors:
- the plsB gene encoding glycerol-3-phosphate 1-O-acyltransferase PlsB, translated to MAPMPEQNPLPFPDDAAAARAADAARAPADASPADPGAAPSSTVVPSTLPVAVTAARQGKGPLWARLLGRLADPWLGLKIEPAEPGQYNDGRPVVYVLEDYGLSNALILDKACRESGLPSPLVPLPGDPLGRKRAYLALSRRSSNHALLPEQRGAKTHSDSLAKLLQAHRERPELDIHLVPVSIFVGRAPDKQSGWFAVLFSENWALVGSFRRLLGVLLNGRSTIVRFAPPVSMRQTVEEGLPPERTVRKLQRVLRTHFRRIREAVIGPDLSTRRLLVDQVLAAEPVREAIAAQAKRDNSKPVDAWRKAHAYAWEIAADYSSPVVRSASFLLTHVWNRIYAGVLVHHLDKLKDAAPGHEVIYVPSHRSHMDYLLLSYLLYERGIVPPHIVAGINLNLPVVGTLLRKGGAFFIRRSIKGNALYSAVLSEYVAQLVAGGYSIEYFVEGGRSRTGRLLQPKGGMIAMTLRAFLRQPRKPVLFQPIYVGYEKLMEGNSYLDELSGRPKEKESIWALLWGIPKVLKQNYGQVVVNFGEPIPLSQVLAQRAPDWDGQPLGEDEKPAWLNGTVDALAQQIQVHINAAADVNPVNLLALALLSTPKHAMGEADLIAQIELCKKLLAELPYSDRVTVTPHSPERIIAHAEEINVLTRTPHPLGDVLSVNGDNAVLLSYFRNNVLHLFTASSWVACCFQNNRRMSRAGLLRLGRTVYPFLQAELFLPWSEDQFAERIERTIEVFVREGLLLQLNEDDGSVLARNTGQTDEVFRLRAIGHSLQQAFERYYIAISVLVKNGPGKLGAGELESLCQQAAQRLSLLYAPAAPEFFDKTLFRGFIQKLRELKLVWPDENSKLVFDERLDAWAKDAKFILGRELRHTIERVSPEAAKVEEPPVPQD